The Ancylothrix sp. D3o DNA window AAAGGACTATCCATCCACTTAAGAATATTCCGCTTATGGCCGGTATAAAAATTATCCAAACAGATAACATCATGCCCATCAGCCATCAGCCGGTCAATCAAATGAGAACCAATAAACCCAGCCCCACCCGTAACTAAAATCCGCATTTTTCTTAACTCCAACTACTTAAACAAAACAAAACAACCCATCCAAAAAATCCTAACATCCCCACCCAGAAATATCCGCATTTATCTGCGTTCATCTGTAGTGGGGCAGGCATCCTGCCTGCCTTACATCTGCGGTTAAAAAACCCCTTCTTCGCAACCCACCCTAAACCCAAACCAATAAAACCATAACAAAAACTGCGCCTGAAACAACCCCTCAGACGCAGAATGTATCAAAACTTCAAAAAATCAACCCTTATCCAACTTCAAAACAGCCATAAAAGCCTCCTGCGGGACATCTACCGTCCCCACCGACTTCATGCGTTTTTTACCCTTAGCTTGCTTTTGCAGCAATTTCTTCTTACGAGAAATATCACCCCCATAGCATTTTGCCAGAACATCCTTTCGTAAAGCAGGAATATGTTCGCTGGCTACAATTCGGGAACCAATCGAAGCTTGAATAGGAACCTTAAACTGGTGACGGGGAATCAATTCTTTTAACTTTTCCACCAAACCACGACCAACAGCATAAGCCTTATCGCGGTGAACAATCATTGCCAAAGCATCCACAGGATCGCTATTAATCATAATATCGAGTTTCACCAAAGGATTCTCTCGATATCCGATTAAATGATACTCCATACTTGCATAGCCCCGCGAGCGCGATTTCATTTGGTCGAAAAAGTCAGTTACAACTTCTGCGAGGGGAAGTTCATAAACTAAAGTGGTGCGATCTGTGGTGAGATATTTCATATCTTTAAATACCCCCCGTCGCGTCTGGCTTAATTCCATCAGAGCCCCAACGTAGGTTTCTGGGGTGATAATTTCTACTCTGACAAAAGGTTCTTCGATTTTTTCTCGGTGGTTGGGTTCTGGGAGATGGCTGGGGTTATCTACCATGATAATTTCCCCGTTATTTGTTGTCACTTGATAGACCACCGAAGGGGCTGTGACAATCAAATCTAAATTGTATTCTCGTTCGAGACGTTCTTGGACAATTTCCATGTGCAACAGTCCCAAAAACCCACAACGGAAACCAAAACCCATCGCGCTTGAGGTTTCGGGTTCGTATTTGAGGGCGGCGTCATTTAATCTTAACTTTTCTAATGCTTCGCGCAGGTCGGGAAATTGGTCTGCATCGATGGGAAATAGGCCGCAAAACACCATTGGTTTTGCTTCGGTGTAGCCGGGGAGGGGTTCAGTAGCTTTGGCTTTGGCTAGGGTAATGGTATCGCCAACGCGGGCATCTTGGACGGCTTTGATAGCGGCACCGAGATAACCAACTTCACCGGCATGAAGTTCGTTAACTTGTTTTTGGGTGGGTGCCAAAATTCCTAACTCGTCAATTTCGTATTCTTTACCAGATGCCATTAAGTGGATACGGTCGCCTTTTTTGACGGTGCCATCCATGACGCGGAAATAAACGATGACTCCGCGATAGCTGTCATAATAGCTATCAAAAATTAGGGCTCGCAGTGGTTGGTCTACGGTGTCTTGGGGGGCCGGTACCAAATGGACGATTGATTCTAAAATTTCATCAATACCGATGCCTTCTTTGGCAGAGGCGTGGATGGCTCCGGAACAGTCAAGGCCGACGATTTCTTCAATTTCTCGTTTTACGCGGTCTGGTTCGGCGCCGGGGAGGTCTATTTTGTTTAAAACGGGGATGATTTCGAGGTTATTTTCTAGGGCGAGGTAAACGTTGGCGAGGGTTTGGGCTTCGACGCCTTGGGAAGCATCGACGACGAGTAAGGCACCTTCACAAGCGGCCAAGCTGCGGGAAACTTCATAGGAGAAGTCAACGTGCCCCGGAGTGTCGATGAGGTTGAGGACGTATTGCTCGCCGTCTTTGGCGGTGTAGTTCATGCGAGCGGCTTGCAGTTTAATGGTGATGCCGCGTTCGCGTTCGAGATCCATGTTGTCGAGGAACTGCTCTTTCATTTCCCGGTTATCGACGGTGCCGGTGGTTTGCAGCAGCCGGTCTGCCAGGGTCGATTTCCCGTGATCGATGTGGGCGATGATTGAAAAGTTACGAATCCGAGATACTGGAACGTCTGTCATATTTTTTGGTTTAGCAGGCCGGCGGAAACTTACAGGAAAGCATGGATAGCCCTACAGGGGTTCAGGCGCCGTCAAAAACACCTGATGCTTAATGTATTGTAATGCTTTTATTGCGCTGGGTGTCGTTCATAGGTTTACTTGGGAAGGTTGGCACTGACCAGTAGAATAGAAATAGAGGCGTTGCACATCTATAGAGATAATCTTGTCGGGGCAGTTCTCCTGTGGTTGTCCCCCAACGCTAGGGGCAATTCTCCGCTGGTTGCCTCAAGTGATATCAAGTGCAATTTGGTTGAGTGTATTGTTTTAAATAGGATTGGTGAAGAATGAATGAGTCTGCTGTAGATAGCCGGCGTTTTTCTGACAAAGTGGAAGTTTCGATTCACATTGATTCAGCGCTGCTTGATGAAGTTAAACATCTGACAAATGACCCCAGCAAAGTTATAGAAACGGCGCTGCGTCAATGGTTACGAGGCGAACAAGAACGGGGATCGGATGATCTGAGCCGTACTTTGATGAGAAACCCGCCGGTGCCGCCACGCGGTGAGTGGAATGATTGAGGTGTAAGGTGGAGGGGGTGCGCGATATGATTTTGAGCGAGATCCAAAAGATTAATTTTTTGAGCGCCGCTTTTTGTGGGCAGCGCACCTCCACAGCTTTTTTCTGCTGTTTGCTAATTTGGTAATTAGGCGGTTGATATGCCGTGCCGGTAGTTTGCCATTGTGATGCTGATGACCTCTTCTGCTGATTTTGATGCTTTTTTGGCTGCACAACCCCCCCTGACACCGGCCAAAAATGACGATTCTCAAGGGTTGCGCTGTTTGGGGGCTGAACTAGCGTTTACTCACGATCTGACTGGGGTGTATCTAAGTTTTGACTGGCTTTTGGCCGGTCAATATGACCTTGATCCAGCAGAGATCGTTGGGCGTTCTATGGCTGAAATTTTCGGGCCGGTGGCTGTTTCTCCTTATTTGGAACGGGTACAAAGGGTGAGTGAAAGTTTGATGCCCGAACGCTTTAGTTATCCGTTTTATTATGGGGAAAAGTATTTTTTATTTGATTTGGTGGTAAGTCCGATTTTGAGGGCTTCTGAGGAATTAAAGACGGTTTTAGTTATGGGCCGGCTTTTATCTCAGCAATCAAGAATGGATGCCAAACTAAAAAGCGAAACTGAAGCAGGAAAATTAAGTTTAAGTTTGGATCTTCACCAAAAGTTGCTGAGTGAAATTGTTGGCAGTATGCGCCGCACTTTACCGCCGGCTGCGGAATTATATCAAAAGTTGCTTAGTAAAATTGCTCGCAATATCCGCCGCACTTTAGATTTACAAACTATTTGCCAGCAAACTGTCAGCGGTTTAGGACAAGCTCTTTCGGCTTCGCGTTGTGTGATTTGTGTGTATAAAAATTCTACGATTCCGGCGCGAGTAGTAGCGGAATATAGTTTACCTGGTTTGAGTTCGCTTTTGGGTGTGGAAGTGCCGGTTTTGTCTAATTCTTGTTTACAAAATGCGCTTTCTAGTCGAGATGTGAGTTTTGAAGAAAGTGTGGTTGAATCTATTTTTGATGAAAAGTCTTTGTTGGCAATTGCTACTTGCTATCAAGACCGGCCTAATGGTTTAATTTGTTTAATTCAATGTGATCAAACTCGCACTTGGTCACCGGCTGAAATTGAATTTCTCCGCGAGTTAGCTGATCAAGTTGGGACTGCTATTGCTCATGCTACGCTTTATCAAGAGTTGGAGGTGGCGCGTGCTGCTGCGGAGGAAGCTTCGCGGCTGAAAAGTGAGTTTTTGGCTAATACTTCTCACGAGTTACGCACTCCGCTTAATGGGATAATTGGCTTTTTAAAATTGATTATGGATGGGATGGCTGATGATCCTGAAGAAGAAGAAGAATTTTTGCAGGAAGCTTATCATGCGGCTTTGCATTTGTTGAATTTGATTAATGATGTTTTGGATCTGGCGAAGATTGAAGCTGGTAAGATGCAGCTTGATTTTGGGCCGGTGAAATTAGGGGAGTTGTTAAGTGCTGCGGAAGATTTAACTAGGGCGCAAATTCAGCAAAAACAATTGTATTTTAAAGTGTATAAGCCTGCTAATTATGAAGGTCTTGTTTTGTGGGGAAATTATCAGCGGTTGTTGCAAGTGATGTTAAATTTAGTGGGGAATGCTATTAAATTTACTAACGAGGGGGGTGTGACGGTTTATGCTGATGTGATTCGCCAAAAAATTGCGATTAAAGAACAAGAATTTCCGGGGATGGTGAGGGTGCGGGTTTGTGATACGGGGATTGGTGTTGCTTTGGATAAACAGCATCGGTTGTTTCAATCTTTTTCGCAGGTTGATAGTTCTCGTACTCGTCAATATGGGGGTACGGGTTTAGGTTTGGCGATTTCTCAAAAGTTAATTGAAGCTATGGGAGGGGGAGTGAATTTTTATAGTTCTGGGGAAGGTTTGGGATCGACGGTGACTTTTACTGTGCCGCTTTATGAGGAACCTCCTATTAATTGGAATATGGATAATATAGAGCTTCC harbors:
- the lepA gene encoding translation elongation factor 4, yielding MTDVPVSRIRNFSIIAHIDHGKSTLADRLLQTTGTVDNREMKEQFLDNMDLERERGITIKLQAARMNYTAKDGEQYVLNLIDTPGHVDFSYEVSRSLAACEGALLVVDASQGVEAQTLANVYLALENNLEIIPVLNKIDLPGAEPDRVKREIEEIVGLDCSGAIHASAKEGIGIDEILESIVHLVPAPQDTVDQPLRALIFDSYYDSYRGVIVYFRVMDGTVKKGDRIHLMASGKEYEIDELGILAPTQKQVNELHAGEVGYLGAAIKAVQDARVGDTITLAKAKATEPLPGYTEAKPMVFCGLFPIDADQFPDLREALEKLRLNDAALKYEPETSSAMGFGFRCGFLGLLHMEIVQERLEREYNLDLIVTAPSVVYQVTTNNGEIIMVDNPSHLPEPNHREKIEEPFVRVEIITPETYVGALMELSQTRRGVFKDMKYLTTDRTTLVYELPLAEVVTDFFDQMKSRSRGYASMEYHLIGYRENPLVKLDIMINSDPVDALAMIVHRDKAYAVGRGLVEKLKELIPRHQFKVPIQASIGSRIVASEHIPALRKDVLAKCYGGDISRKKKLLQKQAKGKKRMKSVGTVDVPQEAFMAVLKLDKG
- a CDS encoding type II toxin-antitoxin system CcdA family antitoxin, whose product is MNESAVDSRRFSDKVEVSIHIDSALLDEVKHLTNDPSKVIETALRQWLRGEQERGSDDLSRTLMRNPPVPPRGEWND
- a CDS encoding ATP-binding protein translates to MLMTSSADFDAFLAAQPPLTPAKNDDSQGLRCLGAELAFTHDLTGVYLSFDWLLAGQYDLDPAEIVGRSMAEIFGPVAVSPYLERVQRVSESLMPERFSYPFYYGEKYFLFDLVVSPILRASEELKTVLVMGRLLSQQSRMDAKLKSETEAGKLSLSLDLHQKLLSEIVGSMRRTLPPAAELYQKLLSKIARNIRRTLDLQTICQQTVSGLGQALSASRCVICVYKNSTIPARVVAEYSLPGLSSLLGVEVPVLSNSCLQNALSSRDVSFEESVVESIFDEKSLLAIATCYQDRPNGLICLIQCDQTRTWSPAEIEFLRELADQVGTAIAHATLYQELEVARAAAEEASRLKSEFLANTSHELRTPLNGIIGFLKLIMDGMADDPEEEEEFLQEAYHAALHLLNLINDVLDLAKIEAGKMQLDFGPVKLGELLSAAEDLTRAQIQQKQLYFKVYKPANYEGLVLWGNYQRLLQVMLNLVGNAIKFTNEGGVTVYADVIRQKIAIKEQEFPGMVRVRVCDTGIGVALDKQHRLFQSFSQVDSSRTRQYGGTGLGLAISQKLIEAMGGGVNFYSSGEGLGSTVTFTVPLYEEPPINWNMDNIELPEEIKSLLKE